In Pannonibacter sp. XCT-53, the sequence GAGCCCGTTCAACGCCTGGGTTCTGCTCAAGGGGCTGGAGACGCTGCCGCTGCGCGTTGCCCGCCAGTCGGACAGCGCCGCCCGTCTGGCGGATCGCCTCGCCGGCCACGCGGCCATCTCGCGGCTGATCTATCCCGGGCGGCCGGACCATCCGCAGGCCGAGGTGATCGCCCGGCAGATGACCGGCGGCTCGACCATGCTTGCCTTCGAGCTTGCCGGAGGCAAGGCCGCCGCCTTTGCCTTCACCAACGCGCTGAAGGTCATCAAGCTCTCCAACAATCTGGGCGATGCCAAGAGCCTGATCACCCATCCGGCCACGACCACGCACAAGAACGTGGCCGAGGATGCGCGGCTGGAGCTCGGGATCACGGCCGGCATGCTGCGCCTGTCGGTCGGCCTGGAGGATCCGCTCGACCTCCTCGAGGACATCGACCGGGGTCTGGCGGCAGCGGCTGCCGTCCGCAGCTAGGCGCGCAGGAGAACGAGGGCGGTGGCCATGCGCGCCACCGCCGACACCAGGCAGAGGGCCGCAAAGCCATAGGCGATCAGCGCGACATGCTGCGGCAGCACGCACATGAGCGCGAAGACAGCGATCGTCTCCGCGCCTTCGGCAAGCCCGCCCAGATAGTAGAGCGACTTGAGCCCCTGCCGGCTGGTCTGCAGCCGGCGCCGCTCCGCCATGATCGCGAAGGTCAGGAAGGCGGCGCCATTGGCGTAGAAGCTGAACAGGAGCACGGCGGCCGCCAGCGCTGTCCCGTCCGGGTCGCGCAGCGCGAAGGCGAGCGGGATCGCGCCGTAGAAGATGAAATCGCAGACGATGTCGAGGTAACCGCCCAGGTCGGTGCGCCGGGTCGCCCGCGCCACGGCGCCGTCGAGGCCATCGGCGAGCCGGTTGGCCAGCAGCAGCACCAGCCCGACGAGCAGCGCGTCGAGGGCGATGGCAACCGCAGCGGCGAGCCCGAGCCCGAGCCCGAGCACCGTGATCGCATTGGCGCTGAGGCCTGCGGCGGCAAGACGGCGGCCAAGGGCGTCAAGCGGCGGGTCGATCAGGGGACGGATGCGGGCGTCGAACATGCGATGGTTCCCCTCGGGCTTTCCTCCACATAGGGCGGTTCCCGATCACAGGGCAAGGCTCGCCCTGTCACGCCTTCGTCACAGGTTGCGTGATGCCCCCTGTGCGACTGTGGCAAGGCTCTCTATATGGAACGGTATACACACCTCAGGTTTCATAATGGGCCCCATTCCATGTATCGCGCCACCACCAACGGCATCCAGGTCACGGTCGAGCCGATGTACTTGCCGGATCAGTCCGAACCGCAGCAGGACCGCTATGTCTGGGCCTACACGATCGAGATCCGGAACCTGGGTTCGGTCCCGGTGCAGCTGCGCACCCGCCACTGGATCATCACCGACGCGCTCGGGCGGGTCGAGGAGGTGGAGGGGGCCGGCGTCATCGGCCAGCAGCCGCTGATCCTGCCGGGGGAAGCGTTCGAGTACACCTCGGGCTGCCCGCTTGCCACACCCTCGGGCATCATGGAGGGAAGCTACAGCATGGAACTGCCGGACGGCTCCCGCATGGAGGTGGAGATCCCGGCCTTCTCGCTGGATTCTCCCTCCGTGCGGCGGGTCCTGAACTGAGGCAGGTGCCGGGTGCCCGACAGGCAAGCGCACCCGGACAGACAGCACACCCGGACTGGGATCAGGCCTCAGGCCGACCGGAAGCGGGCCTGGGCAGAGCGCTCGATCGCCGCGACGGTCAGCTTGTCGAGGTTGAGCCGGTCGCGCAGGATCTCGAGCAGACGCAGCTCCTCGTCGGGCAGCGTGCCGTCCGAAGCGGCCACCTCGACGGCGAGCGCATAGGCGGTGTCATAGAGACGCGGCGACAGGCTGTCGGCGACGATCTCCAGAATGTGGTCGAGGCCGTCAGGCCG encodes:
- a CDS encoding CDP-alcohol phosphatidyltransferase family protein — its product is MFDARIRPLIDPPLDALGRRLAAAGLSANAITVLGLGLGLAAAVAIALDALLVGLVLLLANRLADGLDGAVARATRRTDLGGYLDIVCDFIFYGAIPLAFALRDPDGTALAAAVLLFSFYANGAAFLTFAIMAERRRLQTSRQGLKSLYYLGGLAEGAETIAVFALMCVLPQHVALIAYGFAALCLVSAVARMATALVLLRA
- the apaG gene encoding Co2+/Mg2+ efflux protein ApaG, yielding MYRATTNGIQVTVEPMYLPDQSEPQQDRYVWAYTIEIRNLGSVPVQLRTRHWIITDALGRVEEVEGAGVIGQQPLILPGEAFEYTSGCPLATPSGIMEGSYSMELPDGSRMEVEIPAFSLDSPSVRRVLN
- a CDS encoding tellurite resistance TerB family protein, with the translated sequence MSDKVSVQEALLYVMVTMSAADSSMPDAELGSIGDLVKTLPVFAGFDGNRVVTVAQACGELLQRPDGLDHILEIVADSLSPRLYDTAYALAVEVAASDGTLPDEELRLLEILRDRLNLDKLTVAAIERSAQARFRSA